The following are encoded in a window of Pseudomonas multiresinivorans genomic DNA:
- a CDS encoding GNAT family N-acetyltransferase: MDIPSLTTERLLLRPWRTEDLVPFAALNADAQVMRHFPACMSREESDLLAARILQHFDEHGFGHWIVERREDGTFIGVLGLARVSFEAAFTPAVEIGWRFNVAYWRQGYALEAARAALDFAFEQLQLEEVVAFTVPANLPSQGLMQRLGMVRDEAGDFEHPRLPEGHALRPHVLYRIRRP; this comes from the coding sequence ATGGATATCCCGAGCCTGACTACCGAGCGCCTGCTGCTGCGCCCCTGGCGCACCGAGGACCTTGTGCCCTTCGCCGCGTTGAACGCCGACGCACAGGTGATGCGCCACTTCCCCGCCTGCATGAGCCGCGAGGAGAGCGACCTGCTGGCCGCGCGTATCCTCCAGCATTTCGACGAGCATGGCTTCGGCCATTGGATAGTCGAGCGCCGCGAGGATGGCACGTTCATCGGCGTGCTCGGGCTGGCGCGGGTGTCCTTCGAGGCGGCCTTCACGCCCGCAGTGGAGATCGGCTGGCGCTTCAACGTCGCCTACTGGCGCCAAGGCTATGCGCTGGAGGCGGCCCGCGCCGCGCTGGATTTCGCTTTCGAGCAGTTGCAGCTGGAGGAAGTGGTGGCCTTCACCGTGCCGGCCAATCTGCCGTCCCAGGGCTTGATGCAGCGCCTGGGGATGGTCCGCGATGAAGCCGGCGACTTCGAGCACCCGCGCCTGCCGGAAGGCCACGCCTTACGCCCCCATGTCCTGTACCGGATTCGCCGCCCATGA
- a CDS encoding nitroreductase family protein yields the protein MKPEDGVRAYHELSSHRPERFAPGPGQLDWATQPAAFRRYAGARCIELLHRPQEESPGYDGVFAGPIGQPAPLNLAAVPQLLYDSLAISAWKEAGGNRWALRVNPSSGNLHPTEAYLLLPAGAVDNAALLTHYSADDHVLEVRAELPAPLAKQLDDALPAGGFLLALASIPWREAWKYGERAYRYCNHDLGHALACLGIAAAIQGWEVRLLRGIAESRLDALIGLDREGFSEHEFADALLWIGPAQPAEFPLPDTLLKGLAELPLDGTPNRLSRDYRHWPELERVHPLCRAPALPAGQWSVANADPAVDNPGLPLRPILHRRRSAQSMDGRSGIHAELLYAWLRRLMPERSPVPFGCTGEPPRIDLLLFVHRVQGLEPGLYWLGRSGREAVGLRDDYLWQPVAESGVPLYRLLSGDARGLSAFLSCGQDIASDGCVAFAMLADLDAALTEGAWTYPRLYWEAGQIGQLLYLEAEAAGLSGTGIGCYFDPAVHQLLEGGPDCPVSLYHFTIGGAVWDERLTSLPAYPSPRRLPLQQDRN from the coding sequence ATGAAGCCGGAAGACGGCGTGCGCGCCTACCACGAACTGAGCAGCCATCGCCCGGAGCGCTTCGCCCCCGGCCCCGGCCAGCTCGACTGGGCGACCCAGCCGGCCGCCTTCCGCCGCTATGCGGGGGCGCGCTGCATCGAACTGCTGCACCGGCCGCAGGAAGAATCGCCGGGGTATGACGGCGTCTTCGCCGGCCCCATCGGCCAACCGGCACCACTGAACCTTGCCGCCGTTCCGCAGCTGCTCTACGACAGCCTGGCGATCTCGGCGTGGAAGGAGGCCGGCGGCAATCGCTGGGCGCTGCGGGTAAATCCCTCCAGCGGCAACCTGCACCCGACCGAAGCCTACCTGCTGCTGCCTGCCGGGGCTGTGGATAACGCTGCGCTGCTGACTCACTACAGCGCCGATGACCATGTGCTGGAGGTGCGTGCGGAGTTGCCGGCGCCGCTGGCCAAGCAATTGGACGATGCGCTGCCGGCGGGTGGTTTCCTGCTGGCGCTGGCGAGCATTCCCTGGCGCGAGGCCTGGAAGTACGGCGAGCGTGCCTACCGCTACTGCAATCATGACCTCGGCCACGCGCTGGCCTGCCTGGGCATCGCCGCGGCGATCCAGGGTTGGGAGGTGCGCCTGTTGCGCGGTATTGCCGAATCACGGCTGGATGCGCTGATCGGTCTCGACCGTGAAGGCTTCAGCGAGCATGAGTTCGCCGACGCACTGCTATGGATCGGCCCGGCGCAGCCGGCCGAATTCCCATTGCCCGATACCCTGCTCAAGGGCCTTGCCGAGTTGCCGCTGGATGGCACGCCCAATCGCCTGTCCCGCGACTATCGCCACTGGCCGGAGCTGGAGCGCGTGCACCCGCTGTGCCGCGCGCCCGCGTTGCCCGCCGGCCAATGGAGCGTCGCGAACGCCGATCCAGCTGTGGATAACCCCGGCCTGCCATTGCGCCCGATTCTGCATCGTCGGCGCAGCGCGCAATCCATGGACGGCCGCAGCGGTATTCACGCCGAGCTGCTATATGCCTGGCTGCGTCGCCTGATGCCCGAGCGCTCGCCGGTACCCTTCGGCTGTACCGGCGAGCCGCCGCGTATCGACCTGCTGCTGTTCGTCCACCGCGTCCAGGGCCTGGAGCCGGGCCTGTACTGGCTGGGTCGCAGTGGCCGCGAGGCGGTTGGGCTACGCGACGACTACCTGTGGCAGCCGGTGGCGGAGAGCGGTGTGCCGCTGTATCGCCTGTTGTCCGGCGATGCACGCGGGCTGTCGGCGTTCCTGTCCTGCGGGCAGGACATCGCCAGCGACGGTTGCGTCGCCTTCGCCATGCTCGCCGACCTCGATGCCGCGCTGACCGAGGGCGCCTGGACTTATCCGCGCCTGTACTGGGAAGCCGGGCAGATCGGCCAACTGCTCTACCTGGAAGCCGAAGCGGCGGGCCTGTCGGGCACCGGCATCGGCTGCTATTTCGATCCGGCAGTACACCAACTGCTGGAAGGTGGGCCGGACTGCCCGGTCAGCCTCTATCATTTCACCATTGGCGGCGCGGTCTGGGATGAACGGCTCACCAGCCTTCCCGCCTATCCGTCGCCACGCCGACTCCCACTTCAGCAAGACCGCAATTGA
- a CDS encoding MFS transporter — protein sequence MTTSTTGLHRSTALVLFALAVGGFAIGTTEFATMSLLPYFAPALGIDAPTAGHVISAYALGVVVGAPLLAVLGARLPRRTLLVLLMALFAVGNGLSALAPTYHWMLLFRFISGLPHGAYFGIAALVAASIVPPHRRTVAVGRMFLGLTVATIIGVPLANWLSQAVGWRWSFALVAALGVLTMICVRLLAPYSPAEPDSSPLRELGALKRGQVWLTLGIGAIGFGGLFAVYTYLADILGAVTHVSPSIVPLVMAVFGIGMTLGNLFIPVLADRAVMPTAGGLLVWSAVVLAIFPFTAGNIWTISICVFFVGFGGALGTVLQTRLMDVAEDAQGLAAALNHSAFNFANALGPYLGGLALAAGYGWTSPGWVGSLLAIGGFVLWSVSVATSRSAQRNAAVSNEG from the coding sequence ATGACGACCTCCACCACCGGACTGCACCGCAGTACGGCCCTGGTGCTTTTCGCCCTTGCTGTCGGCGGCTTCGCCATCGGCACCACCGAATTCGCCACCATGAGCCTGCTGCCCTACTTCGCCCCGGCGCTGGGCATCGATGCTCCCACCGCCGGCCACGTGATCAGCGCCTACGCCCTGGGCGTGGTCGTCGGCGCGCCGCTGCTGGCGGTGCTCGGCGCGCGCCTGCCGCGTCGTACCCTGCTGGTACTGCTGATGGCGCTGTTCGCCGTCGGCAACGGCCTCAGCGCCCTGGCGCCGACCTACCACTGGATGCTGCTGTTCCGCTTCATCAGCGGCCTGCCCCACGGCGCCTACTTCGGCATCGCCGCGCTGGTCGCCGCCTCCATCGTGCCGCCGCACCGGCGCACCGTGGCGGTCGGGCGGATGTTCCTCGGGCTCACCGTCGCCACCATCATCGGCGTGCCGCTGGCCAACTGGCTGAGCCAGGCCGTGGGCTGGCGCTGGAGCTTCGCCCTGGTCGCCGCGCTGGGCGTGCTGACCATGATCTGCGTGCGCCTGCTCGCGCCCTACTCGCCGGCCGAGCCGGACTCCAGCCCGCTGCGCGAGCTGGGCGCGCTCAAGCGCGGCCAGGTCTGGCTGACCCTGGGCATCGGCGCCATCGGCTTCGGCGGCCTGTTCGCGGTGTACACCTACCTGGCCGACATCCTTGGCGCTGTCACCCACGTCTCACCGAGCATCGTGCCGCTGGTGATGGCGGTGTTCGGCATCGGCATGACCCTGGGCAACCTGTTCATCCCGGTACTCGCCGACCGCGCCGTGATGCCCACCGCCGGTGGCCTGCTGGTGTGGAGTGCGGTGGTGCTGGCGATCTTCCCGTTCACCGCCGGGAACATCTGGACCATCTCGATCTGCGTGTTCTTCGTCGGCTTCGGCGGCGCTCTGGGCACCGTGCTGCAGACCCGCCTGATGGACGTCGCCGAAGACGCCCAGGGCCTGGCCGCGGCGCTGAACCATTCGGCGTTCAACTTCGCCAACGCACTGGGCCCGTACCTCGGCGGCCTGGCCCTGGCGGCCGGCTACGGCTGGACTTCGCCGGGCTGGGTCGGCAGCCTGCTGGCCATCGGCGGCTTCGTGCTGTGGTCGGTCTCGGTGGCCACCAGCCGCAGCGCCCAGCGCAACGCAGCAGTCTCCAACGAGGGCTGA